Part of the Streptococcaceae bacterium ESL0687 genome is shown below.
ACTTAGTCTAGTAGCTCAAAGTATTGAAGCGACTCTTTCTGAAAAAGATTTGATTGAAGAAAAAGTTAAGGAAGTTATCGGTGATAGCCGCAATGCCTTCTACATTGGTCGTGGTGATGACTATTATGTAGCCATGGAAGCTAGCCTTAAACTTAAGGAAATTTCATATATTCAGTGTGAAGGATTTGCAGCAGGAGAGCTTAAACACGGAACTATTGCTCTTATTGAAGAAGGAACACCTGTTATGGCTTTAATCAACAGTGACAAGACTGTTGCAGCCCACACTCGTGGAAATGTAATGGAAGTTGCAGCCCGCGGAGCAAGTGTTCTAACAATTGTTGAACAGTCGGCGGCTAGAGAAGATGATGATATCATTGTTACTGAGGTTCATCCTTACCTTTCACCAATTGCCATGGTTATCCCGACTCAGCTTATTGCTTACTACGGATCATTAATGCGTGGTCTTGACGTGGATAAACCACGTAACCTAGCCAAAGCGGTAACAGTAGAATAATTATAAACCTTATGAAAATCAGCCCTAACCGGCTGTTTTTTTTTTCGCTCCTTATATTTTTTATGGGATGGTGACTTGAAACCTAAGAAAATTTTTAGTATAATGAAAAAAACCTTTAAGAATAGTCCAGAGAGGCTGTAAAGGTGTGCAATGTTGATATTATTACCTACACTCTAAGTGTATGTTTTGTCATAGACACACCCTGCCTTCTGGCTGGGTGTTTTTTGTTAGTTTCAAGCAGGTAGCTACTTATATAATCAAATAGAAAGAGGAAAGAAGATGTCAGTTAAAGAAATTATCGATGAAATTACAATGAAAAGAGCAATTACACGAATTACTTATGAAATTATTGAGCGTAATAAAGACCTAGACAAATTGGTCTTGGTTGGTATTAAAACACGTGGTGTTTACATCGCCCAAAGAATCCAAGAACGCTTAAAACAATTAGAGAACATTGACATTCCTCTTGGTGAACTTGATACAAATCCATTTAGGGATGATAAAAAGGCTGATCACGATACAACTGTAATGCCTGTTGATATTACAGGAAAAGAAATTATCTTAGTAGATGATGTTCTTTATACAGGACGTACTATTCGTGCAGCAATTGACGCTCTTGTAACTCTAGGACGTCCTTCAAAAGTAAGTCTAGCTGTTCTAGTTGACCGTGGTCACAGGGAACTTCCAATCAGAGCTGACTATGTTGGGAAAAATATTCCAACAAGCCGTGACGAAGAAATCATTGTTGAAGTTAGCGAAGTTGATGGAGCTGACAGCATCAAGATCAGACGAGAAGACTAAAATTAAAAATTTGAAGGATGGATAACTATGGAAAAACCTATTTATGATGTTCATGATATGCCAAAACCAGGCCTCTTATTTGGCCTAAGCTTCCAACATTTATTTGCCATGTTTGGAGCCACTGTTTTAGTTCCAATTTTAGTGGGAATTGATCCAAGTATCGCTCTTTTCTCAAGTGGTTTGGGTACAATGGCCCACCTATCTGTAACTAAATTTAAAATTCCAGCCTACATGGGGTCAAGTTTTGCCTACATCGGGGCCATGCAGTATCTTTTAAAGCATGACGGAATTCCGGCTGTGGCTCAAGGAGCTATGGTCGGAGGACTTGTTTACCTCCTAGTTGCCCTATTAATTGGAAAAATCGGTAAGGCTTGGATTGATAAAATCCTTCCAGCCATTGTCGTAGGACCTGTTGTAATGGTTATAGGTTTGTCATTATCAGCTAATGCTGTTAATGATTCAATGAATAAGGATGGTCAGTATTTCCTACCTTATCTACTTATTTCCCTATTCACCCTTTTTGCAGTAATTATCTTTAATATGTATGGTAAAGGGTTCATCTCAGTGATTCCAATTTTACTTGGAATTTTCACAGGTTATCTTTTTGCCCTTGTAGTTGGGAAAATTATTGGTCAACCCCTTGTTGATTTTACAGGTGTTGTTGAAAGTCCTTGGTTTAAATCACCGAACTTTGATATTCCCTTCCTTGATTATAAGTTTAAGCTCTATCCAAGTGCGATTTTAATGATGGCCCCCATTGCCTTTGTAACAATGACTGAACATTTTGGTCACGTAATGGTTTTAAATAGCTTGACCGGTCGTGATTATTTCAAGGATCCAGGACTTGAAAGAACCCTCGCAGGAGACGGTCTGGCTCAAATAATTGCCGGATTCTTCGGAGCGCCTCCTGTAACTAGTTATGGTGAAAACATTGGAGTTATGGCCATTTCAAAGGTCTATAGTGTCTTTGTTATCGCAGGAGCTGCCGTTCTTGCAATCCTATTAAGTTTTGTCGGAAAAATTTCAGCCCTAATCTCAAGTATTCCAGCTCCTGTTCTTGGAGGGGTAAGCATTGCCCTCTTTGGAGTTATTGCAGCAAGTGGTCTAAGAATCCTAGTAGAAGACAAGACTGATTTTAATGATAAAAGGAACCTTTTGATCGCAAGCGTCATTCTTGTAGCAGGAATTGGAAATCTAACCTTCCAAATGGGTGATTTTGCCATAACAGGAGTTGCCTTTTCAACAATTCTTGGAATTGCCTTGAATTTACTTTTACCAAAGGAAGATAAGAAGTAATTAATAAAGCAAGTAATAAATTAACTAATTGAAGTTTATTTAACTCCTGTCTTAGGATATCAGCTCATCTTGTGATAAACTATATTTTGTAAAATATTTTTTACATAATGATTTTACAAAATTACTAGTGGAGGTTAATATGCCAGAAGAAATATATGACATAAGTATCGTTGGAGCAGGACCTGTTGGTTTATACGCCGGATTTTATGCAGGTATGAGAAGTGTCAAGACACAGATAATTGAAAGCTTACCCCAGGTTGGTGGCCAACTTCAGGCCATCTATCCTGATAAATATATCCATGACGTTGCAGGACACACTAAGGTTAAGGCCAGTGAACTTGTTAGTCAATTAAGTGAACAGGTTGAAAAGATGCCCCAGGTAAAAATCAGGGTTAATGAGTCAGTAGTTGATATCCAAAAGGCTGAGGATCATTATTTGATTATTACAAGTAAGGGCAGCTACAAGACCAGGGCAATCATTCTTGCCACAGGTAATGGAAGCTTTAATCCAAGAAAACTTCCAGCAGATGTTGAAACAAATCTTGAGAAAGAAGACGAAAAGATTCATTACCATGTAGACAAGCTTGAAAATTACCGGGATAAGCATGTGGCAGTAGCAGGTGGAGGAGATTCAGCCATTGATATTGCCATGATGCTTAATAAGGTAGCAAGTAAGGTTTATCTAATTCATAGAAGAGAAGAGTTTAGAGCCCTGGAAGAAAGTGTAAGACAGCTTCATCTTTCTGACATTGAAATTCTAACCCCTTATAAATTTAAAAAAATAGAAGACGACAGTGATTTAATTAATATTCACCTAAGTAAGATTAAGGCTGACCAGGAAGATAAGATATCTGTGGATAACTTACTAGTCAACTACGGCTTTCTTTCCGAAACAGGTCTTGATAAAAATTGGCAGGTTGATATTGAAAAGGACCGAGGCTTGTACGAAGTCGACTCACTCATGGAAACAAGTGCTTCTATGATTTACGCTATAGGTGACGGAGTTACTTATCCAGGAAAAATTAAATTGATTTCCCAAGGTTTTGGGGAAGGTCCTATGGCAGTCAATCAAATTGTAGGAAAACTTTATCCTAATAATAAAAGGAGTGCCCACAGTACATCACTCTTTAAGTAAGAAAGGCAGGAAAATGATTAATCAAGATGGCAAACTTATGTTGGAACATTTAGTTACCATGGAAACTCTCACAAATGAGGATTTGATGGCTCTTATTAAGGCTGGACAAGCTTTTAAGGAAGAAAATCCTTCAGCTGACAGTTTGAAGCCTGAAATTATGGTAAACATGTTCTTTGAATCAAGTACGAGGACTCACAAGAGTTTTGAAATTGCTGAGCGGAAACTTGGATATAAGGTTGTTGATTTTGATGCATCAACAAGTTCAGTTAATAAGGGGGAAACTCTTTATGATACAGTTCTTACTATGTCAGCTCTTGGAGCAGATATTTGCGTCATTCGCCATCCAGAAGAAAATTACTATGAAGATCTGATTGCTAGTAAGAGCATTAAATCATCAATTATCAATGGAGGAGATGGAAGTGGCCAACACCCTTCCCAAAGCCTTCTTGATCTGATGACCATCTATGAGGAATTTGGTCATTTTGACGGTTTGAAGATTGCAATAGCTGGTGACCTTAGCCATTCCCGTGTAGCCAAATCAAACATGCACATGCTTAAGCGCCTCGGAGCAAAACTATATTTTGTTGCTCCAAAGGAGTGGTATTCAAGTGAGTTTGACCAGTACGGGGAACATGTTGGTCTTGAAGAAATTATTGAGGATTTAGACGTCCTCATGCTTTTACGGGTTCAACATGAAAGACATGACGGTTTGAAGAAATTTTCTAAGGAAGACTACCATCAAAATTATGGTTTAACCCTTGAAGGTTATAAGAAATTAAAGGATCAAGCAATCATCATGCACCCAGCTCCTGTTAATAGGGGAGTTGAGATTGCCAGTGAATTGGTTGAGAGTCCCAAGAGTAGGATTGTCGAACAAATGACCAATGGTGTTTTTGCTAGGATGGCAATAATTGAAGCAATAATGAATTACAGAAAACAAGAGAAGCTTTAGGAGACTAGACAGGATGAAAAGATTATTAATACTTGAAGACGGGACGATTTTTGAAGGAGAAGCCTTTGGGGCTGATCTTGATGTGACAGGGGAGCTTGTTTTTAATACAGGAATGACTGGTTACCAGGAGTCAATAACAGACCAATCATATAACGGACAAATCATAACCTTTACCTATCCTTTGGTTGGTAATTACGGTATAAACCGTGATGATTATGAATCAATTAGTCCAACCTGTAAGGGAGTTGTTGTTCGTGAGAACGCACGCCTTGCAAGTAACTTTAGAAATCAGATGAGTCTTGATGAGTTCCTTAAAAGAAAAAATATTCCAGGAATTTCAGGAATTGATACCAGAGCTCTTACTAGAATCATTCGCAAACATGGTACCTTAAAGGCTACTCTTGCTAATGTTGGTGATGAAATTTCTCACCTGCAAGATCAGTTGAAAGCTACTGTGCTGCCTACTAACCAGGTAGCTCAAGTTTCAACTAAAACTCCTTATCCAGCCCCTGGAACAGGACGTAATGTAGTGGTTGTGGACTTTGGACTTAAGCATTCAATTTTGCGCGAGCTATCTAAAAGAAATTGTAATCTGACAGTTGTTCCTCATACAACAACAGCAGAAGAAATCATTGAGATGAATCCTGATGGGGTTATGCTTACAAATGGACCGGGAGATCCAATTGATGTGCCTGAGGCTCTTGAAATGATTCGAGGAATCCAAGGAATTTATCCAATTTTTGGAATCTGTTTGGGTCACCAATTATTTGCCATGGCAAACGGTGCTAAGACCTATAAGATGAAATTTGGTCACCGCGGATTTAACCATGCCGTTCGTGAAGTTGCAACAGGACGGGTTGATTTTACCTCACAAAACCATGGTTATGCTGTGGATTCTGAAAACCTACCAAGTGATTTAATGGTAACTCACATTGAAATTAATGACCAAAGTGTTGAAGGGGTTAGACATAAATATCATCCAGCCTTTTCAGTCCAGTTCCACCCGGATGCAGCACCTGGACCACATGATGCCAGCTACCTATTTGATGACTTCATGGAAATGATTGATAATTTTAAAAATGAAGTAAGAATGGATTTAATCTAATAGTTCTTGATTAGAAGTTTTGATAAGTAAAAATAAGGAGAAGTAATGCCTAGACGTACAGATATAAATAAAATTATGGTGATCGGAAGCGGCCCAATTATTATTGGACAAGCTGCTGAATTTGATTATGCTGGAACCCAAGCCTGTTTGGCCCTTAAGGAAGAAGGATACGAGGTTGTTCTTGTAAACTCAAACCCAGCAACTATCATGACTGATAAGGAAATAGCTGATTCAGTCTATATCGAGCCTATAACTCTTGAATTTGTAAGTCGTATCCTTAGAAAGGAAAGACCAGACGCTATCCTACCAACCCTTGGTGGACAAACTGGTCTTAACATGGCTATGTCTCTTGCTGAAAGTGGTATTTTAG
Proteins encoded:
- the pyrR gene encoding bifunctional pyr operon transcriptional regulator/uracil phosphoribosyltransferase PyrR, with protein sequence MSVKEIIDEITMKRAITRITYEIIERNKDLDKLVLVGIKTRGVYIAQRIQERLKQLENIDIPLGELDTNPFRDDKKADHDTTVMPVDITGKEIILVDDVLYTGRTIRAAIDALVTLGRPSKVSLAVLVDRGHRELPIRADYVGKNIPTSRDEEIIVEVSEVDGADSIKIRRED
- a CDS encoding NCS2 family nucleobase:cation symporter, whose product is MEKPIYDVHDMPKPGLLFGLSFQHLFAMFGATVLVPILVGIDPSIALFSSGLGTMAHLSVTKFKIPAYMGSSFAYIGAMQYLLKHDGIPAVAQGAMVGGLVYLLVALLIGKIGKAWIDKILPAIVVGPVVMVIGLSLSANAVNDSMNKDGQYFLPYLLISLFTLFAVIIFNMYGKGFISVIPILLGIFTGYLFALVVGKIIGQPLVDFTGVVESPWFKSPNFDIPFLDYKFKLYPSAILMMAPIAFVTMTEHFGHVMVLNSLTGRDYFKDPGLERTLAGDGLAQIIAGFFGAPPVTSYGENIGVMAISKVYSVFVIAGAAVLAILLSFVGKISALISSIPAPVLGGVSIALFGVIAASGLRILVEDKTDFNDKRNLLIASVILVAGIGNLTFQMGDFAITGVAFSTILGIALNLLLPKEDKK
- a CDS encoding NAD(P)/FAD-dependent oxidoreductase, translating into MPEEIYDISIVGAGPVGLYAGFYAGMRSVKTQIIESLPQVGGQLQAIYPDKYIHDVAGHTKVKASELVSQLSEQVEKMPQVKIRVNESVVDIQKAEDHYLIITSKGSYKTRAIILATGNGSFNPRKLPADVETNLEKEDEKIHYHVDKLENYRDKHVAVAGGGDSAIDIAMMLNKVASKVYLIHRREEFRALEESVRQLHLSDIEILTPYKFKKIEDDSDLINIHLSKIKADQEDKISVDNLLVNYGFLSETGLDKNWQVDIEKDRGLYEVDSLMETSASMIYAIGDGVTYPGKIKLISQGFGEGPMAVNQIVGKLYPNNKRSAHSTSLFK
- a CDS encoding aspartate carbamoyltransferase catalytic subunit, with the protein product MINQDGKLMLEHLVTMETLTNEDLMALIKAGQAFKEENPSADSLKPEIMVNMFFESSTRTHKSFEIAERKLGYKVVDFDASTSSVNKGETLYDTVLTMSALGADICVIRHPEENYYEDLIASKSIKSSIINGGDGSGQHPSQSLLDLMTIYEEFGHFDGLKIAIAGDLSHSRVAKSNMHMLKRLGAKLYFVAPKEWYSSEFDQYGEHVGLEEIIEDLDVLMLLRVQHERHDGLKKFSKEDYHQNYGLTLEGYKKLKDQAIIMHPAPVNRGVEIASELVESPKSRIVEQMTNGVFARMAIIEAIMNYRKQEKL
- a CDS encoding carbamoyl phosphate synthase small subunit codes for the protein MKRLLILEDGTIFEGEAFGADLDVTGELVFNTGMTGYQESITDQSYNGQIITFTYPLVGNYGINRDDYESISPTCKGVVVRENARLASNFRNQMSLDEFLKRKNIPGISGIDTRALTRIIRKHGTLKATLANVGDEISHLQDQLKATVLPTNQVAQVSTKTPYPAPGTGRNVVVVDFGLKHSILRELSKRNCNLTVVPHTTTAEEIIEMNPDGVMLTNGPGDPIDVPEALEMIRGIQGIYPIFGICLGHQLFAMANGAKTYKMKFGHRGFNHAVREVATGRVDFTSQNHGYAVDSENLPSDLMVTHIEINDQSVEGVRHKYHPAFSVQFHPDAAPGPHDASYLFDDFMEMIDNFKNEVRMDLI